ATTGAGCATCCTTAATAGCCTCGTACATTTTAATGGTATGAATGTTCTTGATTTCATCATGATCTCCAGCCATTATTAAGGTTTTTGATTTGATAACTTTCAGATCATCATAGTCAAGTTTAGGATAATATGCCATTAACTTGTATAAAGAAATGAACAAATCATTACTATTATTTTTATTTGTTTTTTCAAGTTCTTTAATCGTAGAGAACATGTTATCTAAATCTTTTAAACCTTGCGGATTAATATTGGCACCTATTGCTACAAGTTTATCAACTTTTGCAGGGTATTTCATGGCCATAATTAAACCAATAATTCCACCATCACTCCATCCAACAACATGTGCTTTTGTAATGCCAATTTTATCTAAAAACAAATTAATATCATTGGCTTCTAAGGTATAGGTTAATTCAGTTGAATAGTCAAATGAAGAATTTCCTCTTCCTCTACAATCTACAAGTATTACTTTATAATGCTTTGAAAAAAGCTCAACTTGATTGATAAAAGCACTCATTGATTGCCCATTACCATGAAGAAATAATAATGGAGTTCCTTCACCATAAGTCTCGTAGTATAATTTTACATTATTAACATCAACAAATTTTCCGTTTTTACTATTTCCAATTATGTTTTTACCGGTTAATTGTAAAGAATACTTTCCTTTAAACGGAGCATCTTTTGAATACTGAATGGTAAAGTTTTTTGCTCTTACGATATTGCTTTTTCGAATACCTTCGTCCCAAGTATCTTCAGAATGCGCTTTCTCAAAACTATGATTAGAAATGTCAAGTGTTTTCCACTTACCATTTTTCATTTTTAGTTTAACTTCAAAATTATCATAAAAATAGTCTCCATTTCCTTGACAGAAAGCGCCAAAATAAAGATTGCTCGCACCCTTATCTACTTTTCCTGAAATTTCAAATTTTTTCCAGTCTTTAGAAACAACTTTACTTTTATCATAAGCGTCATTTCTAAAGAATCCATAAGTTTTATCTTTCTTATCTATTCTCACCCATAATGCAGATTTTCCTTTTGTACCATCATCTGTTTTTCTTAGATATGCTGATACTTTAAATTCAGCTTCTTCATACATAGAAACATCTATAGATTGAGAATAAGCTGTCCAGTCTTTATTGATTGTTTTCGTTTGAGCAAATGCTGAAAAAACAAATAGACAAAGGAGTAATGGTAAATTATTTTTCATAGATTTTTAATGGTTGGTTATTTTATTAAAACTAGAATGTTTTAACGGGGGATAAATATAAACCAAACTTTAAATTTTGGCTCGGTTTAACCAAATAAAATATTTCCTTTCAACTCACTTTTGTAGATTGAATAATATCAAAATTGATAAGTCGATAGTATAAGGAAAAGTATTGTTTTAAGCTAAAAATCTATGTTTTTTGATTTAGAAAATTCAACTATTTCACATATAAATCTCCGTTGGTTCTAAAATATAAAATCGTTTCTCCATTTGAGGAATTGGAAATTGTATGAGTAGCTTTATCTTTGGAACCAAAATAACTTCCCGTATCTAATATTTTCTTCTCTTTGTTTTGAGGCATTGTATAGTTTAAATTTCCCTGAACAACAACGGCATGAACAACAGTTCCAGTAGTTTTAATTTCGCCTTTAAATTTTTTAGGAAGTTTTACAAATAGACTTTTAAAACCATTTTTATTTACTGTATTTAATAGAAAACTAATTTCAGCAGTATTGTTTTTATCAATCCAATTTGTTTTGGTGTTATTTAGCCAAACAATATTTGAAACATCTATATTTATTGGTCTTTCTCCATTGTCGTGAGCTTCACTTATGGGTTTTACTAAATACGGGCCTTCATTTATTTCAACTAAAGCAATATTTTCATCTCCTTTAGCGGAAGTAATATGAGATTCGCCAGCGGGTTGTGTCCAAAAAGAACCAGGTTTCATCCACATGTTTTCAGCTTTTGGATCGTCGTTATGTACTAAACCTTTTATGACTACTGCTCTATAGGTAACATTATGAATGTGAGGAGGAGATGAGAATCCATCAACGAATTTTGCTAAAAACCCAGTTCCTACATTTCCTTTTCGATCTCCCCAAATTGTTCCAGCTTGCGGGCTTTTGTCTCCTCTAGCAGGGTTCAATTTTTCCCAGACAATATCTGAACTTAAAAGAACTTTGTTGGTCGGGTTTATAATTTCTTGATCCTTTTTTGATTTATCAAGTTCTTTTGTAGTACAGGAAACAAATAATCCAATAACCGTTAGCGTATATATAAATGTTGATTTCATCTTAAAAGTAATTTACTCATACAAATCTAGTTGGGGAGAAGGTTAATAACAATACCTATCAAAAATGATAGTAGGGAATTTAACGAAATTTTAAACCTATTTATTGATGTTTTGGTAGTTGTAAATTATTCCTTCTAGTAATCTACGCCTTTATTCTAATAAAACCATGTTTAGTTCCATTTTACTGAATAACAAAGCTTTAATTTCTGAATTTTATGTTGTAATCAAAACAAATAAATTAATTAAGTAGCTACTATAATGTTTTGAAAACAATGGCCGTATCCGAAAAGCCAGTAATAAATAGAGTAGGACCATTAAAATAAAATATCATGTCAAATAATTTAACAGCCATTGGTTTTGTAGGCGAATGGAAAGACTTAAACGGAACATTAATTACAGTAGTGCCAACTTCTTTTAAAGGGAATGAAGGGTATTACGAAGTGAAATATTCGAATGGAAGAGGTCCTTTTATTGGATCTTCTTTTACACAAATTTATCCTCCTGTATTGGATGTAGACTTTACTGATGACGGAGGAGATAAATCAGGTCAACTTTCTGAGAACGGAGAGTTGATAAAGTGGAACAACGGAACTGAGTGGAGAAAGCTATAGTTTTGTAGCTCTAATTGGTATATCAATTTTTATTGTTTAATGGGATTGGCATAGTTATAATGATTGATATACTTTTTTAGTTAGATAAAAAAAACAGCGATTTTATATCGCTGTTTTTATGTGATTTAAATAAGGTCAACTACTTTTTTGGCTCTTTCAATTTCTTCCATCCAAATTTCAATATTATTAACAATAAAAATCAATTCGGTTCCATTTTCAAGAGTAAATGCTAATGTGTTGTTTAATATGTTTAGAGATGTAATACTTTGAAAAACATTCACCTCACTCAATTCAATATATTCTATCTTTTTATTAAAGTTGAATTTATGAGGTAAGAAAATCAATCTTTCAGAAGTTAGAAATAATTTTCCTCCTATTGAAACTCCACTTCTAAACAAGTTTGCTTCACCAGCATAGATTTCAGATTCTGTAGTTTTATATTCTGGTTGTAAATCTCCAGTTAATAGTTCAATTAGTAATTTCATAAACAGTTATTTTATTATGTAAGTATTGTCGACAATTTTTTATTATCAGTAGTCGAATTTCACAAAATGTTACATTCAGAATTAAAAAATGTAATGAATGTATTACTTAATCTGTTCTATTTTAGTTTTATAAATATTGATGTTGTCATCATCATTTTTAATAGCTAAATGAAGTGCTTTTTGATAATGATTTTTAGCTTTTTCTTTATTTCCTGTACTAAAAAAAGCATCGCCCAAACTGGCTTGAAGTATAGCGGAATCAGGAAACTTTTCTTGTCCGTGATTTAGGATTTCGATTGCTTGATTTGGATGATTATGTTTTAAATAAAACTGAGCATACCTATTAAACCATAAATCTCTTGTTTTGGTTTTATAGTAATCTTTAAATTCGTTCATAAAAAGCGTAAAAGACTCGAAATTATTCTCTTTCATTGCTTGTAATAAAAGAAAATGTTTGGTGCTTTTATGGATAGCTTTTGAGATATCATATTTCCTTCCTCGTTCAACAAAGTGTTTTTTTAATTGATCAATTCCACCAAAGTCTTCAAACTCTTTTAAAGATTTAAATCGTAAGTACACATAATCGTTAAAATATAAATTTAATCCTTTGTGGATTGTTAAAGTTGGAGTAGAATGATGATTTTCATCTTCGTATAATTCATATTTCCATTTCAGTTTTGATGAATTGTTATCACGAAGAATTTTTTGCAGTTTTTCAATAGAAGAAAGAGCCCAATTTTCATTAAAACCTAAAGTAACGTATATAAGTTCTGTTGGATTTTTGTTTAGTGATAGTTTGTTTGATAACTTTTGAAGTCTTTCATCAGTTAAATGAGTTGGACTAGATATAAAATAAGCGGAAAAGAGATTATGAGTACTCGTTAGAATTTCAATAGCTAATCCTCCAGCCATTTCCCAGCCAAACAGATATCTTTTTGAGGAGGTTCTATAATTGTTTTCTAAGTACGGAACGAGTTCAGAATTCAAAAACTGAATGAATTTTTTAGAGTCGCTTGAAAATAGTTTTCTTCTTTGGCGATTATTGGTTTTTATACCTACAACAATAAAATCTGGAGTTTTGTCTTGCCATTTTAACGTATGTTGATAAAGTACTCCATTTAGAAAATATCTTTGTCCATCAATAATATAAAGAACTGGGTAATTAGTTTTTACGCTCTTATAATTCTCAGGAATATAAATTGTAACTTCTCTTTTTTCTTTAAGAATTTTTGAATTTATCCAATGGTTTTTACCAATGGAATTAGGTTTACTTTCCTGCGCATTACTTGAAAAATACAGGAAGGTTAAGAAGAATAAAAGTACTCTAATCATAGTTCAGCTATTGATGTTTTAAATATAGCTAAACTTTAATATTACTAATTAGTTATAACCAGTTTAGAAGTGTTAAATAACTTCTTTTTAACTTTTGTTATAACAATTGTAATTGATTTTTTATTACAAAATATTTACTCTGGGTCTGATATCTTTTTATAACGATCAAAAGCTCCTTCAAATCCGAAATATCGTAGAATTTCAGCGGAATCTCCATCATCATTATAATGAAAGTCCATCATTGCACCAGCGCAATCAAAATCCGCTTTGATTATAGAATCTGTTGTAAAAGTATATGTTCCGCCACAGGGAAATTCATCAGTAGAAAAAGTAGCGTCTTCTAAAAATGTTAGAGTTGGTCCATTTTCAATGACAGTAAAAGTAGAAGGGACTCCATTATAAACTTCGGTTTTTTTCCAGACACCATAAAGGTTATTTAGATCGAATCCTGGTTCTTCTTCTTTAATTGTTGATTGTTCTTTGGTGCACGAGATAAGAGTAAAGGTAAATACGCCTAGCAATAAAATTATTCTTTTCATAGTTCATAAGTTTGAAGATATAAAGTTACAGTATTTATTTCTTTTTGTGAACTATATGGGCTTATCTCATTTTGTAAAAGGGTTTCAACTTAAAAAAAATCACCCTTTTTTTAATTCGTATTTAACAATAAAATAAAGAACAGAAAAAGAAATTAAAAATATTGCCAAATAGTAAAAGCCAAGAAGAGAGGTTTCTGAATCTGATTCTCCAATTAAAAAAGGAAACATAAGTAATGACAACATTCCTAAGATTCCAAACACAACTAATGAGATAATTTTCGCTCCGAGATAAACTTTTTTCATAATAATTGTAGTTAAGTTTTATTGTAGAATATCTAGATTTCATAGTGTCATATTCTACACTATAAATTTACTGAATTTGTAGCTTTTTTCTAAATAGATTGAATGTAAATAGATCAAATAATATATGAACAGTTGATTTTAATATATGAATGAAATGTAATATCAAAAGAATTAGATATTTAATCTAATATAGATTTTATCATCAATAAAATTTCTTGATTTATTTTATCGGCATTTTCTTTTTGGGTAATTATTTCTCCATGGTTTCCATTAAGAATAAACTGTTTACCATTTGATGAAAGTTCTTTCATTTCCCTTTGCATTTCCATCCATATTTGAATTTGTTGCTCAGGATCAATTCCTTGTTTGCGATATTTTTCTTTTTGAGTTTCCCTGTACTGTTCAGTAGCAGTAAATACCAAAATAGGTAGAGAGTCTAGTTGACTAGAACGCCCAGCCCGATGTAAAATATCCTTATTGATATCATTTTCCTTTAAATATCTTCGGTATACTTGTCCAGAATGCGACGTTAGTTTACGAGATCGAATATGACACTCTTTTGGCAATCCATCATTTCTAAAACTAGAATTATTTATTGTATTCAATAGTCCTATAATTCCTAAATCTGCAAGAACAGTTCCCACTTTTATTAATCCCAATTGACTTTTCGGAACTAGTTCTTTTTGAGCCAATCGTTTCCATTGTTCTGGATGACTAGAGTCTAAGAAAACCATTCCCAGAACTTCATCAGGATATACATCTCTAAAAATTCTATTATAAGGTCCACCCATTGAATGACCAACTAAAATATATGGAGGTTTTTCGTTGATTTTATCGAGCAAATCATGTAATTGTTTAGCATAAAACTCTGGATGTATGCTATCCTTAGTAGACTCGCTAAACCATTTTCCTTCTCTATCATAAAGAATAACTCTAAATTTTTTATTTAAACCTTTTGAAACCCAGTGAAACATATCTGTAGAGCTATTTGCACCAGCTTCCAAAATAATTGTAGGGTAATTGTTTCTTTCTCCTTCTACTCGAACATGTAGTTTGGTCCCATTGATATCAACTAGCTTTCCTGGTGGTATTGGTTTTGAGTCAAATATTCTAAAACATAATCCTGCTAATAATACAAGAATTAATAACCCTGTCATTATTTTACCTATCCACTTTAGTATTGTTAGAATTAACTTCATGTTTTAAATTCTTTGGATTAAATTTTTAGCAATTTTACGACCACTTATTAGATAATAAAAAAGAATACTTAATTCTATTAGATTTGAATTAATTGAGTTTGATTTCTTTTGTTAGTTTTTCAAACTCCTTTAAGGTTGTTTCATAATCATTTTTAGCAATTGCATTAATTAAAATAGCGCGACTCCCTTTTACTAGTCCAATAGCTTTAATATAAACTTTTTTACTATTTAGTATTCCTATTATTAAGGTTTCATAACATTTAGCCCCATTTAAGGTATTTCTTTTTGAAACCATTTTTTCTGATATAATTAGTCCTTTACTTTTTAAAGAACTTAAACTGTTATTAACAATAAGTTCTGGATCCATCCTCGCTGGGTCATGCGGTAATTGGGTAATAGTGTAGAAAGAATCTCCTAAATGAGTTTCTTTTTTCATGCCATTTTTGGTGTATAAATATACATTCGAAGTAGCTCTAGAAAACTTATAAGCACTTTTTGATTCATCAATTTTAAAAAAAGCAATTTCAAAAGGATCTACTTTTCGGTTTTTATCATATGTAATATTGAAAAAAGAATTCTTTATTTCTGTTAGTTTATTTTTTTCGAAACTAGATAATATGGCCATTGCCATAACAGAGAAATCACTGTCTCCAAAAACGATTTGTAAACTAATTTGATTTTGATTTACTTTTAAAAGCGCCATTTTTGCGGGATAATTATCAACTTTTAAATCTTTAAATTCCATAACTGTAATTCCATTTCTTTCGAAATTTTCTCTAGTAAAATCCTTGGCATTAGAATAAAAACTCCCTCCGAATAGATCATAAAATTGAATAATTGAATTTTCATCTTTAAAACCGATAAAATCTTTAGATGGTTTGTAGTTTTTAGGAGGAGATATGTAAATATGTGTTCCAGGGACAAGTTTGTTAGGGTTTTGGTTATTAGTAGTTTGCGCGAATGTGAAAGCCCCTATTACTAATAAAACACACAACAATTTAATTTTCATGTTCTTTAAAATTTTAAAACTTCGAAATTAATATTTTTACTTAGTTTTAGTAAATAATGTTTACCTGAAATTTATTTAATAAGGTCTAGGTATAAATAATATTTAGTAGGATTATTCTTTTGATTAAGAAATTATCCAGTTTGATGTTTTCTCTGGTTAAAATAATCGAAAGAGTACTAGGATGTCTTAAATCACCTGTGTTTTCTATGAATTCTATATATTTCTTAAGAAATTGTGATTTTATTTTTACTCCTTTAAGTGCTTTTAGGTATTTGCCCGTTAAGTTAGCTTGCAAACTATTCTTAGCGAATAAAAGTGTTTCATTAAGACTCTTTTTATTGTCATTAAAGTAAAACTCGGCATGAGTATTTATAATTCTTCCATTTGGATTTAGGCATTTGTAGCTTGCAATTATTGCTTTTCCTTTATTTTTTTTTACACCATGTCTAGAATTACCTAGAAAAACCGTGTCCGTAAGACAATATATTTGTCTTTTTAGGACACTATTATCAAAAGTGTTTTTCATTTTCGTAGAAAGCAACTCTTTTGGTAATAATTTTTCTTCTGAAACTTCAGTAATTAATTTGTAATAAGCATCTTGTAAAGAAACGCTAGGGTATCTTTTCTTTAGTATATTTTCTTCAAAGTCTTGGAGTAAAAAGTTTAATGTTTTTACATTTTGTTTTCCTAAAATTTCTTCAAATTCTTTTTGTTGAGAATGTATTGTGAGTGCACAAAATAGAAGTACAATACAAAGTTTAATTTTTCTCATAGCATTTTTTTAATATCCTATC
This genomic window from Tenacibaculum sp. 190524A05c contains:
- a CDS encoding alpha/beta hydrolase-fold protein; translation: MIRVLLFFLTFLYFSSNAQESKPNSIGKNHWINSKILKEKREVTIYIPENYKSVKTNYPVLYIIDGQRYFLNGVLYQHTLKWQDKTPDFIVVGIKTNNRQRRKLFSSDSKKFIQFLNSELVPYLENNYRTSSKRYLFGWEMAGGLAIEILTSTHNLFSAYFISSPTHLTDERLQKLSNKLSLNKNPTELIYVTLGFNENWALSSIEKLQKILRDNNSSKLKWKYELYEDENHHSTPTLTIHKGLNLYFNDYVYLRFKSLKEFEDFGGIDQLKKHFVERGRKYDISKAIHKSTKHFLLLQAMKENNFESFTLFMNEFKDYYKTKTRDLWFNRYAQFYLKHNHPNQAIEILNHGQEKFPDSAILQASLGDAFFSTGNKEKAKNHYQKALHLAIKNDDDNINIYKTKIEQIK
- a CDS encoding alpha/beta hydrolase, with translation MKLILTILKWIGKIMTGLLILVLLAGLCFRIFDSKPIPPGKLVDINGTKLHVRVEGERNNYPTIILEAGANSSTDMFHWVSKGLNKKFRVILYDREGKWFSESTKDSIHPEFYAKQLHDLLDKINEKPPYILVGHSMGGPYNRIFRDVYPDEVLGMVFLDSSHPEQWKRLAQKELVPKSQLGLIKVGTVLADLGIIGLLNTINNSSFRNDGLPKECHIRSRKLTSHSGQVYRRYLKENDINKDILHRAGRSSQLDSLPILVFTATEQYRETQKEKYRKQGIDPEQQIQIWMEMQREMKELSSNGKQFILNGNHGEIITQKENADKINQEILLMIKSILD
- a CDS encoding DUF4437 domain-containing protein, which produces MKSTFIYTLTVIGLFVSCTTKELDKSKKDQEIINPTNKVLLSSDIVWEKLNPARGDKSPQAGTIWGDRKGNVGTGFLAKFVDGFSSPPHIHNVTYRAVVIKGLVHNDDPKAENMWMKPGSFWTQPAGESHITSAKGDENIALVEINEGPYLVKPISEAHDNGERPINIDVSNIVWLNNTKTNWIDKNNTAEISFLLNTVNKNGFKSLFVKLPKKFKGEIKTTGTVVHAVVVQGNLNYTMPQNKEKKILDTGSYFGSKDKATHTISNSSNGETILYFRTNGDLYVK
- a CDS encoding alpha/beta hydrolase, producing MKNNLPLLLCLFVFSAFAQTKTINKDWTAYSQSIDVSMYEEAEFKVSAYLRKTDDGTKGKSALWVRIDKKDKTYGFFRNDAYDKSKVVSKDWKKFEISGKVDKGASNLYFGAFCQGNGDYFYDNFEVKLKMKNGKWKTLDISNHSFEKAHSEDTWDEGIRKSNIVRAKNFTIQYSKDAPFKGKYSLQLTGKNIIGNSKNGKFVDVNNVKLYYETYGEGTPLLFLHGNGQSMSAFINQVELFSKHYKVILVDCRGRGNSSFDYSTELTYTLEANDINLFLDKIGITKAHVVGWSDGGIIGLIMAMKYPAKVDKLVAIGANINPQGLKDLDNMFSTIKELEKTNKNNSNDLFISLYKLMAYYPKLDYDDLKVIKSKTLIMAGDHDEIKNIHTIKMYEAIKDAQLAILPNETHYFPEENPEFFNQLLMKFLKK